TGAATCTGACCGCCAGTTCCCGGGCAACGAAATGCCAGATGGGCTGAGGTGTAAAATAAAAATAATGTGAGAAATCAAATGAAATGGCCGGCGTGATAACCGCGTCCAGGGACAAGGTACTTACTTTCGCCTCGCCCGGATTAGAAGCCTGCTCTTTGGCGCTTTTCTGCGCGAATTCCTTGGCCTTACCTGTGTAACTCTGCCCCACTCCCGCATAATCCGACCACGACCGCGCTCCTGCCACCACCAAAAGCATGGCGGCTAGCATAAAGCTGATTGTCTGGTTGATAACTCGTTGCGCTTTCACTAATCCGAAAGGGGGTTCCAAATGAACCGCAAATTTTGATTTAAAAATTTACAATACCAAACTATTTTTCAACCGCAATTTGTATCAACTTTCAAATAATTATTTTAAATCGTCGAATATCCGAGCCTCGATTGCTGTAATTCGTTTTCGGCAAAAAGTAATGGCGAAGCGCCGGGAGGAAGCCGTAATGCAATCTCTAAATCGCATTCTACCGGAACAAACCATCCTGACAACCAGGTAACCAGCATACTAAATTCTTGGTCTTGCAAACATTTTTCCAGCACCTGGGAATTCGGTAATTGTATTTCTGCCACTAGTCTGGGACTATACACTTCTATTTCACCGCCCAAAATGAGATCCAAACCCAGCAAAGCATTATTCAGCCGTGTTTCAGAAGGTGCTGTAAACCAGGCTGCCGGCAGGGCCTGAAAAGTCACCTCATATTCCAAAACCGCCGACAATATCTCTCCTGCGACTTTCAGATCCCCTCTATTTTCTGAAATCAGCGGCATCACCGGCACCAGCCTGACGAGCATTGCCTTATTGATGTTAGCAGGCACCTGCCAGAAATTACGTAACTCGTCCAGGAGCAGCGAATCGGGATTAAGATCGTGCGCTAGTTGTTCCAGACGCGCCAGTTTTACCCGGTTGAGGAAAAACTCGTGCTCCAGCGGCAGAAAGAATAGCCGCGATTTTTGCTCCTTTTCTCGCTGCAACCTGATCTCATCGACCTTTTTTTTCAGGGTGTTGATCGAGCCGGCAGAAGGCAAATGGAAGAGCTGCTCGGGTAAATGGTCATAAATCCCGTTCCTGTTGGACGCAATTATCTTTCCTTCAAAATTCCCCAGCTCCGCCTCTCCCACCGACTCTACATCCGTGTGACTGCGCCTTTTAAAAGAGCCGAGCGGCCTGAAAAGGATTTTGTCCTCCACAATACCCTCATCCAGCCACGAGCCGGCGACGAATTCCGCACGAAGGTCACTTTGATTTTCCGTCAGCATTGTTGTGATTTATTTAGTCGACAAAACCTTTACCGGATACATTCCCGAAGAGCGGCGCTGGATTTTTAATTGTAAAAGCTGGCATGCATCGCGCCATTCCGAATCGTCGTTCACATGCAAAGCAGGTTTCAAATCCACGATCAGGGTACGCACAAATCCCTGTCCGGGCAAATTACCCGGCACAAAACCGGACCTTACATCCAAACCGGCCAGCCGATCGCCCATTTCACCGGAACAAAATGCGCGGATATCTTCCAGCGTCACCAGCCGGTTGCCCGTGATCAGGTTCTTCCGGAGCTGCTGTACATATTCCGTTTCCTCAGGTTTGGGTTTTCCTCCCGAAGTTCGGGTCAGTAAAAGCGTGTCCGCGCCGCTCAGGCCCGAGGCACTGTAAGTCTGCATTTTGGTACCGGCCGGAATTCCGTTGGCAGTTTCGGAAGTAGTAGTCCAGTAGGAAATGAAAAGGACGTCCGGATTTTTTTCGCCTTTGATCACCAAAAATGGCTGGGCAGTAGTCTCACTTGCTTTTTTGACACCCAGCTTCTGTTCGATCCGCGCCATATTCTGTGATATTTCCCGCAACAGCGAAGCCAGAAAATCCTCACCCACCGCGTTGAAAGCAGTAACCTCGTCTTTCAGCAATTCCATTAAATGGTACAAAACAGCTTTCGCATTACGCTCGTCAAACCTGCCTACTCCCTGGTGCCGGACTGTATACGTACTCACCGTTTCTTCTTCGGAATACGTTGCTTTTCCCGACGGCGCGTAAGCCTGGTTTTTCTGGTTGATCACCGAGTTGACAGTAAGAAATGCATTACTCGAAGGCAGCGCGATTCCGTTCAATCCGGGCTGCAACCTGTATGTAAACTTGTGAAGCTGCATATTCAGGATCGGAAATGCATTGATCGCCACGGTCATATTCTCAAAACCCGCTGCCGGAAACGACGACGGCCATTTAGCCTTAATCCAGGTGAGCGGCTTTTTGAGCATTTGCAAAGTGCGGCTATCAAACTGCTGCTCGAATGCAGACGGGTAAAACGAGGTTTCCAGTTTTCCTTTTTCCCAGACCTCATCGCTACCCACAATTACAAAATTGTCATTGTACAGTAACACCTGCTGATCGGCATCCTCCTGCAAGCCTGCCGATGCATTCAGTACCCTGCCATTTACCTCCCAGGTAGTTTTAGAAAGAAACTCGCGGTAATCATATCCTCTGAGGTCGTTGATCCAATCTATAAAAAATCGGAACCCGTTCCAGGAAGTAACACCCGGATCCACTTCCAACCCGATCCACAAAGCCTGTTCTGCGCCGGCATGCGGACGGGTATTGGTCATTAAAACCCTCGCTCCTTTCTCTACTGCATACAATCCCGCCGGAGTCGCGTAACAAGCCACAGCCGCATTAACCAGCGGATACCGGCCCGTCGGAGCAAAAAACAGCTCATTCGATTCCCCCTTTCTCGCATTAGGCCGTTTGCATACAAATTGATTTTCACGCTCCGTCCAAACAAGCGGCTCTACGGGCCTGGCTTGTGCGATTGCAGCACAGGGCTGCGGGCTATTTTGTATTTGGGGCGATAAAATTTCCGCCAGCCGCGTCATCAACCGCAGCTCTGTTCCCTCAATTTCCTGCCCGATCTTTTCAAATTCGACCGAGCAAGCCTCGATCAAAAGCCTTACCAGCGGGTCAAACTGGTCTATTTTAGATTCCTCCAACCCCCAAAGCTCCGCCGAGCGCCGCAACAGGCGACGGGAGATATTTTCTTTTGTATAACTGGCTGTGTACATGTTGGATGCGGGTTGTATTATTGTCACTTGTTGTCATTAATTGTCATTGGTGGTCGTTGATTGTTTCGTTCTTTACTTTTTTGTTTGGAGTTGTTCGGAAACTGGTCGATACCCTACTATCAACTGATGACAATGAATGACCATTAATGACTACCAATGCTCTACACTGAATCACCTGAGTTCCTTCACTCAATTGACAAAGGCGAAATGAATATCCTTTCAAAAAAGACGAAAGGCTCGTTGGTTCGGCGGATGGTGGCTTTGATCTCGATTCCCACCCTTTTTCTGATATAGTTACTGGTCTTGGAAAGCATTTCAAATTCCTCCACTTCCACCCGTATTTTAGTATTGGTAAGTCGTGTTTCGTACTTGCCCACAGCCTCTTCCAGCGACTCGCGGATCAGGTCTTTCCATTTGATTTGGGACAAAACCGAAAAATCGTGCTCCCAGAGCGCGCAGCCGTACCCGCTATCAAAACGCGACTCGTTGAAGTGGGTAACCATCAGCAAATACAGGTGCTGGTGTATTGCCTCCCGCTCGGAACATTTTGGGTGATTTCTGCCCGAAACGATGCGGTCGAGCGCGAGTGGCAATGCATAGTTCTGATCTTCCATCGGCGTTTAATAAAATGTGGTTGCTTTAACGAAAGTGTATCTTATTTTTGCCTCATATTCAACTGTCCCTTAATCGAATGAACCTCCCTTTTGCAAAAACTCCCACCCAGCGGCTGCAAGTACTTTATGCTTTGGTCCTCGTTGCTATATTATTGCTGGTCGGGGCGCTGGGTTTCTGGATCGTCGACTACCGCGACGCTTACCCGATGGCGATGGTCAGTTTCCTCGTGCTGGGTGTGCTTCATGTATATTTACTGTCCCAATGGTTCGTACATCTTTTCGAAAATCGTTCTGCGAAAGCAGTAGGATTCACATTACTGATCTCGCTGCTGGCCGCGCTTGCCATTATTTTTCTGTATCATAAAGTCGCTCAGGATCTTTCCAAAGGCGTAGGAATGGCCACTGCGCTGGTTGGTTTTCTGTTTCCGATTTTCGTATCGAGGGTTTATCAGAATTATCTTGAAATCCCTTTAAAAGAATACAAAAAGTGGTATTACCCCGTTGGTCAGCCGCTGCCGGATATGGACCTGCTGGATCTTTCCAAGGTACTGGTTATTCAGTTTGAGTTTACTAAAAAAGTCAACGAAACTGCATTCACGAACTTCCGGGCCAAAGCACCGAATGCAATGCTCTTCGGCGAGCTATTTTTTATTTTCCTGAATGATTACAACGACCGCAATCCCGCCAGCCCGGTCGAATACCTCTCGCCCGACGGCGCGCCTTATGGTTGGTTGTTCTACAAAAAGGGCCCCTGGTACAAGCGCCGCAAATACATGGACCCCGATCTTACTTTTCAGGCAAACAATGTAGTGGACAACGAGACGATCGTGGCAGTGAGAGGTTAATCGATATGCTGGCTTCGATCAGGCGATTCCTCCTGAAAATCCATTGGCACTCGCTCCCAGTGATCCGGCAATGCCAATCCCCCCT
This Dyadobacter sp. UC 10 DNA region includes the following protein-coding sequences:
- a CDS encoding type VI secretion system baseplate subunit TssF, with protein sequence MYTASYTKENISRRLLRRSAELWGLEESKIDQFDPLVRLLIEACSVEFEKIGQEIEGTELRLMTRLAEILSPQIQNSPQPCAAIAQARPVEPLVWTERENQFVCKRPNARKGESNELFFAPTGRYPLVNAAVACYATPAGLYAVEKGARVLMTNTRPHAGAEQALWIGLEVDPGVTSWNGFRFFIDWINDLRGYDYREFLSKTTWEVNGRVLNASAGLQEDADQQVLLYNDNFVIVGSDEVWEKGKLETSFYPSAFEQQFDSRTLQMLKKPLTWIKAKWPSSFPAAGFENMTVAINAFPILNMQLHKFTYRLQPGLNGIALPSSNAFLTVNSVINQKNQAYAPSGKATYSEEETVSTYTVRHQGVGRFDERNAKAVLYHLMELLKDEVTAFNAVGEDFLASLLREISQNMARIEQKLGVKKASETTAQPFLVIKGEKNPDVLFISYWTTTSETANGIPAGTKMQTYSASGLSGADTLLLTRTSGGKPKPEETEYVQQLRKNLITGNRLVTLEDIRAFCSGEMGDRLAGLDVRSGFVPGNLPGQGFVRTLIVDLKPALHVNDDSEWRDACQLLQLKIQRRSSGMYPVKVLSTK
- a CDS encoding TssN family type VI secretion system protein, encoding MNLPFAKTPTQRLQVLYALVLVAILLLVGALGFWIVDYRDAYPMAMVSFLVLGVLHVYLLSQWFVHLFENRSAKAVGFTLLISLLAALAIIFLYHKVAQDLSKGVGMATALVGFLFPIFVSRVYQNYLEIPLKEYKKWYYPVGQPLPDMDLLDLSKVLVIQFEFTKKVNETAFTNFRAKAPNAMLFGELFFIFLNDYNDRNPASPVEYLSPDGAPYGWLFYKKGPWYKRRKYMDPDLTFQANNVVDNETIVAVRG
- a CDS encoding type VI secretion system baseplate subunit TssG — encoded protein: MLTENQSDLRAEFVAGSWLDEGIVEDKILFRPLGSFKRRSHTDVESVGEAELGNFEGKIIASNRNGIYDHLPEQLFHLPSAGSINTLKKKVDEIRLQREKEQKSRLFFLPLEHEFFLNRVKLARLEQLAHDLNPDSLLLDELRNFWQVPANINKAMLVRLVPVMPLISENRGDLKVAGEILSAVLEYEVTFQALPAAWFTAPSETRLNNALLGLDLILGGEIEVYSPRLVAEIQLPNSQVLEKCLQDQEFSMLVTWLSGWFVPVECDLEIALRLPPGASPLLFAENELQQSRLGYSTI
- a CDS encoding GPW/gp25 family protein; this translates as MEDQNYALPLALDRIVSGRNHPKCSEREAIHQHLYLLMVTHFNESRFDSGYGCALWEHDFSVLSQIKWKDLIRESLEEAVGKYETRLTNTKIRVEVEEFEMLSKTSNYIRKRVGIEIKATIRRTNEPFVFFERIFISPLSIE